A genomic stretch from Myxococcus xanthus includes:
- a CDS encoding IS66 family transposase: MVRTAVRQLHSAPVLAQLRTWLEAQAPRHPPKSPLGQAISYALTQWEALTRFVENERLPLDSNGSEAAA; the protein is encoded by the coding sequence GTGGTGCGCACCGCCGTCCGCCAATTGCACAGCGCCCCCGTCCTCGCGCAACTGCGTACCTGGCTGGAGGCGCAGGCCCCGCGCCACCCGCCCAAGAGTCCGCTCGGCCAGGCCATTTCCTACGCACTGACGCAGTGGGAGGCCCTCACCCGCTTCGTCGAGAATGAGCGCCTTCCTCTCGACAGCAACGGCTCGGAGGCGGCGGCGTGA
- a CDS encoding HlyD family secretion protein yields MAYPFERTLRSLNYESDTRLVFVALMVLCAGGLIAWSLFAKVPLVKASSQARIEPHNAVHRIEPPSAGRVVLSLLKLDQEVKEGDLLIEFDARAERLELERSNATLAATEKELAIIRQQITNKHEEAALTARVDEVAVKEALGREQELAPRHRLAVERAELAFKSPAGAVSEMEKLERTTDVDALRFAQTAQGLALIRLRREQNVRRQALAAQLLELEREALGAEGRIRELQGTIDRLEYQIERKLYRAPATGHLVDVAELGSGAFIADGQRVGTIVASNAEVRVRARFPKEVVGLIQPGQTARLKLDGYPMTIYGTVPARVTAVGTEPGQTATPEAIPGTVRVELKFAPPDDPRIQLRHGMTLSVEVEVARASPVALLMRAVGEWNPQPEERPTNVFRPEAEAR; encoded by the coding sequence ATGGCATATCCCTTCGAGCGGACCCTTCGTTCCCTGAACTACGAGTCGGACACGCGCCTCGTGTTCGTCGCTCTGATGGTGTTGTGTGCCGGCGGGCTCATCGCATGGTCGCTGTTCGCCAAGGTCCCGCTCGTCAAGGCCAGCTCACAGGCCCGGATCGAGCCACACAACGCCGTCCATCGCATCGAGCCGCCCAGCGCGGGCAGGGTCGTGCTCTCGCTGCTCAAACTCGACCAGGAGGTCAAGGAAGGCGACCTTCTCATCGAGTTCGACGCACGGGCCGAGCGCCTCGAGCTCGAGCGGAGCAATGCGACGCTCGCCGCGACCGAGAAGGAGCTCGCCATCATCCGCCAGCAGATCACCAACAAGCACGAAGAGGCGGCTTTGACGGCACGGGTGGACGAGGTCGCAGTCAAGGAGGCGCTGGGGAGGGAACAGGAGCTCGCGCCCAGGCACCGGCTCGCGGTGGAACGCGCGGAGCTGGCCTTCAAGAGCCCGGCGGGCGCGGTCTCGGAGATGGAGAAGCTCGAGCGCACGACCGATGTCGACGCGCTCCGCTTCGCGCAGACGGCGCAGGGCCTGGCGCTCATCCGACTGCGGCGCGAGCAGAACGTGCGCCGTCAAGCCCTCGCCGCGCAGTTGCTGGAACTCGAGCGCGAGGCGCTGGGCGCCGAGGGGCGGATCCGGGAGCTCCAGGGGACCATCGACCGCCTTGAGTACCAGATCGAGCGGAAGCTGTATCGGGCGCCGGCCACGGGCCACCTGGTCGACGTGGCGGAACTCGGCTCGGGAGCGTTCATTGCCGACGGGCAGCGGGTCGGCACCATCGTCGCGAGCAATGCCGAGGTGCGGGTGCGCGCCCGTTTCCCGAAGGAGGTCGTCGGATTGATCCAGCCCGGTCAAACGGCGCGCCTCAAGCTCGACGGCTACCCGATGACCATCTACGGGACGGTCCCCGCCCGGGTGACGGCCGTCGGGACCGAGCCCGGCCAGACCGCCACGCCCGAGGCCATCCCCGGTACGGTGCGCGTCGAGCTCAAGTTCGCACCGCCGGACGATCCGCGCATCCAGCTGCGCCACGGCATGACCCTGTCGGTGGAGGTCGAGGTCGCGCGGGCGTCGCCTGTCGCGCTGCTGATGCGGGCGGTCGGCGAATGGAATCCGCAGCCTGAAGAACGGCCCACGAACGTGTTCCGGCCCGAAGCCGAGGCCCGCTGA